A genome region from Populus alba chromosome 5, ASM523922v2, whole genome shotgun sequence includes the following:
- the LOC118031382 gene encoding linamarin synthase 2-like produces MSSTGARKPHAVCVPYPSQGHVTPMMHLAKLLHSRGFHITFVNTEFNHRRLIRSRGPDSVEGLPDFGFETIPDGLPLPPSDFDATQDVPSLCDSTRKNCLAPFKELLTKLNSSSEVPPVTCVISDGVMSFGIKAAEELSIPQVQFWTASACSFMGYLHFSELTRRGFVPYKEENLLRDGDTPIDWIPGLSNIRLKDMPTFTRTTNDEIMFDVLGSEAENCLNSPAIIFNTFNEFENEVLQSIIATKFPNIYTIGPLPLLLKHIPDESESRSLGSSLWKEDSNCLDWLDKRGLNSVVYINYGSVTVMTDTHLREFAWGLANSKLPFLWIIRPDVVMGDSAILPEEFLEQIDGRGLLASWCPQDQVLAHPSVGVFLTHCGWNSMMETISCGVPVICWPFFADQQPNCRYAGTKWGIGVEVNHDVKRNEIESLVKEMIEGDSGKRMRQKALEWKDIAEAATNIGGSSYNDFDKFIKEALFHV; encoded by the exons ATGAGTTCGACCGGAGCCAGAAAACCACATGCAGTATGTGTTCCCTATCCATCACAGGGCCATGTTACCCCTATGATGCACCTAGCCAAGCTTTTGCACTCGAGAGGCTTTCACATAACCTTCGTTAACACTGAGTTCAACCACAGGCGATTAATCCGGTCCAGAGGACCGGACTCTGTTGAAGGCCTGCCTGATTTCGGGTTTGAGACCATACCGGATGGTTTGCCTTTGCCACCGTCTGATTTTGATGCAACACAAGACGTTCCGTCCTTGTGTGATTCAACAAGGAAAAATTGTTTGGCCCCATTTAAAGAGCTCCTTACAAAGTTGAATTCATCATCTGAAGTGCCTCCTGTTACTTGCGTAATCTCAGATGGAGTCATGAGCTTTGGCATAAAAGCTGCAGAAGAGCTTAGCATTCCCCAGGTTCAGTTTTGGACAGCCTCAGCTTGTAGCTTCATGGGATATTTGCATTTCAGTGAACTCACCAGAAGAGGCTTCGTTCCATACAAAG AAGAAAATTTACTTCGAGATGGCGATACACCTATTGATTGGATCCCTGGTTTGAGTAACATCCGGCTAAAAGACATGCCAACCTTTACCAGAACCACAAACGATGAAATAATGTTTGATGTTTTGGGATCAGAAGCAGAGAACTGTTTGAACTCTCCTGCAATTATCTTCAACACATTCAACGAATTCGAAAATGAGGTGTTGCAGTCTATAATTGCTACCAAGTTCCCTAACATTTATACAATAGGTCCTCTTCCCTTGCTATTAAAGCATATCCCAGATGAAAGCGAATCCAGATCACTTGGTTCAAGTTTATGGAAAGAAGACTCAAACTGTCTTGATTGGCTTGATAAAAGAGGACTTAATTCTGTTGTGTACATTAATTATGGAAGTGTGACCGTAATGACAGACACACACTTGAGAGAATTTGCTTGGGGCCTGGCAAACAGTAAGCTACCGTTTTTATGGATAATCAGGCCTGATGTAGTGATGGGTGATTCTGCAATCTTGCCGGAAGAGTTTCTTGAGCAAATTGATGGTAGAGGATTATTAGCAAGCTGGTGTCCACAGGATCAAGTTCTTGCACATCCATCAGTTGGGGTTTTCCTAACACATTGCGGGTGGAATTCAATGATGGAAACTATATCCTGCGGCGTTCCAGTAATCTGCTGGCCTTTTTTTGCCGATCAACAGCCGAACTGCCGGTATGCAGGCACCAAATGGGGGATTGGAGTGGAGGTCAACCATGATGTTAAGAGAAACGAGATTGAAAGTCTTGTTAAGGAAATGATAGAAGGGGACAGTGGGAAGCGAATGAGGCAAAAGGCTCTGGAGTGGAAAGATATAGCAGAAGCAGCTACCAACATTGGAGGATCATCTTACAATGACTTCGACAAATTCATCAAGGAGGCTCTTTTCCATGTCTAG